Proteins from a genomic interval of Trichocoleus sp.:
- a CDS encoding tryptophan-rich sensory protein, protein MLPIVTLVAILGTLIVNSLSNFFPPQGLNVGEIANTILQGVQITPANYAFAIWGIIYLGLIAYGVYQLRPAQRQNPMIRRVNLLLIVACLAQIAWIYLFTLRLFAVSVLAMLIILLSLIGAYLQLEIGKTSASRDRRWMAQIPFSIYLSWISVATIVNIASALYAAGWNGWGIGDTGWTVIMLIVGAVLGAIVAFKRADIAFTLVFVWAYVAVAVRQFGNPAISGTAIVSAIGLVILLGLRRTQARTLERLE, encoded by the coding sequence ATGCTGCCGATTGTAACCCTAGTCGCGATTCTCGGAACGCTGATTGTGAATAGCCTGTCCAATTTCTTCCCGCCTCAGGGATTAAACGTAGGCGAGATTGCAAACACAATTCTTCAGGGTGTACAGATTACACCTGCAAATTATGCCTTTGCAATTTGGGGCATCATTTATCTCGGATTAATTGCCTATGGAGTTTATCAATTACGACCCGCTCAACGTCAAAATCCGATGATTCGGCGCGTAAACCTTTTGCTCATCGTAGCTTGCTTGGCGCAAATTGCCTGGATCTATCTCTTCACGCTTCGTTTGTTTGCTGTTTCAGTGCTGGCGATGCTGATCATTCTGTTGTCATTAATTGGAGCTTACCTGCAACTGGAAATTGGCAAAACGTCAGCCTCACGCGATCGACGATGGATGGCGCAGATCCCCTTTAGTATTTACCTCAGCTGGATTTCAGTTGCAACGATCGTTAATATTGCCTCTGCGCTTTATGCAGCAGGCTGGAATGGATGGGGAATTGGCGATACGGGTTGGACAGTGATTATGCTGATTGTCGGAGCTGTTTTGGGAGCGATCGTCGCGTTCAAACGAGCCGATATTGCCTTTACGCTCGTATTCGTTTGGGCTTATGTCGCCGTTGCAGTCCGGCAGTTTGGCAACCCCGCAATCAGCGGTACAGCGATTGTCAGTGCGATCGGGCTAGTGATTTTGTTGGGCTTGCGTCGAACTCAGGCTCGCACCCTTGAGCGACTGGAATGA
- a CDS encoding amino acid adenylation domain-containing protein: protein MTSIIHTPEQGDRFEEVFLFPASFAQQRLWFLHQLVPDSPFYNVVAGIRLEGQLDRSALQQAIQAIVDRHESLRTTFTVIEGELTQAISPEVEICISIIDLQTMSGDLEAIVQQLAQQEAKRSFDLSQDFPFRVTLFQLSPTQAVLLFVLHHIITDGWSMGILVRELSALYAAFRQNQSAALAPLAIQYADFAQWQRDWLQGDVLETQITYWRQHLQELPVLELPFDRPRSARQTYQGATQSIAFSPTLTQALIALSHRENVSLFMVVLAAFQTLLYRYSGQEKIVIGTPIANRHRSELEGVIGFFVNSLVLQTDLSENLTFRELLQRVREVAFGAYAHQDLPFEQLVQELQPQRDLSHHPLFQVALALQNTHFDPFELPGLNASQFELDLNTTRLDLEFHLWQTSDQLQGQITYSTDLFNADTIARMLTHFQTILEGIVSQPDQRLATLPILTLAEQQQLLVTWQQPHQPLPAISGIHHLFEQQAAQTPEAIAIIDEDQQLSYRALNQRSNQLAHFLRQGGIGAEQFVGIAVGRSIDMIVALLGVLKAGAAYLPLDPTLPQARLRFMCQDAGISLLLTQQQWLSQFTQSDFSPTYPILCLEQAWNSIAQYSPQNPVHSVKPTDLAYVIYTSGSTGQPKPVLIEHHGLCNLASAQRQIFNPQSSDRILQFASFSFDAAIFEIIMALQVGATLYLVRADSLVGARLVHLLCDRGITFVTLPPSLLRLLPVDQLPQLKTIISAGEACSSELVGRWTTGDRRFFNAYGPTEATVWSTVAELQPTHIAPTLGIAIANTQLYVLDQWLQPVPIGIPGELYIGGAGVARGYLKRPQLTAERFIPNPFTHDSTRLFKTGDQVRYRSDGSLEFLGRMDQQIKIRGYRIECGEIETILNQHDSIQAAAIVLDDSTEHQRLVAYVVLQAQHSLNPTALRHFLQQTLPTYMIPAVFIPIEALPLTANGKVDRAALRKTAHSLPVQPFMPPRTPTEKKLARIWMQLLEREQISLQDHFFEQGGDSLLAAQLIEQIQQQFQQNFPLSTLFMAPTIAQFAALIDQSHSQQAALSWSPLVPLKASRSERSFFCVHPVFGVVLPYTELARQLNPDQPFYGIQPFGLSSNHSAHRSIPDMAAAYIQAIQTVQPESPYLLGGWSFGGLVAFEMAQQLQQAGHEVALLAIFDTIAPIPASQPSRFTVIQFLVKTVLQSIFPFLWDYLSLLRSQHRSRSTHFHTKKSTYVSWFSRWQWATIANLLPQESRLRLLDEITLLPMLRVFQCNSRAVQQYKPSVYSGKITLFKAAEAAESQQDPTLGWNQLTTEPVEVHQIPGNHLTLLRKPHVQEFAAQLQHCIDRTISSQHSHQ from the coding sequence ATGACTTCCATCATTCACACTCCAGAGCAGGGCGATCGATTTGAAGAGGTTTTTCTGTTTCCGGCATCCTTCGCCCAACAGCGACTGTGGTTTCTGCATCAACTTGTTCCAGATAGCCCTTTCTACAACGTTGTGGCAGGGATCAGGCTCGAAGGACAGCTCGATCGGTCTGCACTACAGCAAGCAATCCAGGCGATTGTCGATCGGCATGAGTCACTACGAACCACCTTCACTGTAATTGAGGGTGAATTAACGCAAGCCATTTCGCCAGAAGTCGAGATCTGTATTTCAATCATTGATTTACAAACGATGTCGGGTGATCTTGAAGCGATCGTCCAACAGTTAGCCCAGCAGGAAGCAAAACGTTCTTTTGATCTCAGTCAAGACTTTCCGTTTCGTGTCACCTTATTTCAGCTCAGTCCTACTCAAGCCGTTCTCTTATTTGTGCTCCATCACATCATTACCGATGGTTGGTCAATGGGAATTTTGGTGCGAGAACTGAGTGCGCTTTATGCCGCTTTTCGCCAAAATCAATCTGCTGCTCTCGCTCCCTTAGCAATTCAGTATGCCGACTTCGCGCAATGGCAAAGAGACTGGCTACAGGGTGACGTGCTGGAAACCCAAATCACCTATTGGCGGCAGCATCTCCAGGAACTTCCCGTACTAGAACTGCCGTTTGATCGCCCCCGCTCCGCCCGTCAAACCTATCAAGGCGCGACCCAATCGATCGCTTTTTCTCCCACCTTAACTCAAGCATTAATCGCCCTCAGTCACCGGGAAAATGTTTCGCTGTTCATGGTGGTTCTGGCAGCATTTCAGACCTTACTCTATCGCTACTCTGGGCAAGAGAAGATTGTCATTGGCACACCGATCGCCAATCGGCATCGCAGTGAGTTAGAAGGGGTAATCGGCTTTTTTGTGAATAGTTTGGTGTTGCAAACTGACCTTTCAGAAAACCTCACTTTTCGAGAACTGTTGCAGCGAGTTCGGGAAGTTGCATTCGGCGCTTATGCGCATCAAGACCTCCCTTTTGAACAACTCGTCCAGGAGCTACAGCCACAGCGAGACCTGAGCCACCATCCGCTCTTTCAAGTCGCACTTGCCCTCCAAAACACCCACTTTGATCCGTTTGAGCTACCCGGATTAAACGCCAGCCAGTTCGAGCTTGATCTGAACACAACCCGGCTCGATCTGGAGTTTCATCTGTGGCAAACTTCAGACCAGTTACAGGGACAGATCACCTACAGCACTGATTTATTTAATGCAGATACGATCGCCCGGATGCTGACTCACTTTCAAACCATTCTGGAAGGTATTGTTAGCCAACCCGATCAGCGACTTGCAACCTTACCGATTCTGACTTTAGCCGAACAACAGCAATTGCTTGTCACCTGGCAACAACCCCATCAGCCGCTACCTGCCATTTCCGGAATTCATCATTTATTCGAGCAGCAAGCCGCCCAAACCCCAGAGGCGATCGCCATTATTGATGAAGACCAGCAACTCAGCTATCGGGCATTAAATCAGCGCAGTAATCAACTGGCTCACTTTCTGCGGCAAGGGGGAATTGGTGCTGAGCAATTTGTTGGTATTGCAGTTGGACGATCGATCGACATGATTGTTGCCCTATTGGGCGTTTTGAAGGCAGGCGCAGCTTATCTGCCCCTAGACCCAACGCTACCCCAGGCACGATTGAGATTCATGTGTCAGGATGCAGGAATTTCGCTGCTGCTCACCCAGCAACAGTGGCTATCTCAATTCACGCAGTCTGACTTCTCGCCTACATACCCCATTCTTTGTCTTGAGCAAGCCTGGAATTCGATCGCGCAGTACAGCCCACAAAACCCGGTTCATTCCGTTAAACCAACCGACTTAGCCTATGTAATTTACACTTCAGGTTCAACAGGGCAACCAAAACCCGTTTTAATTGAGCATCATGGCTTATGTAATTTGGCATCTGCCCAACGTCAAATTTTTAATCCTCAATCTAGCGATCGGATTCTCCAGTTTGCTTCTTTCAGCTTTGACGCAGCCATCTTCGAGATCATCATGGCGCTGCAAGTTGGGGCAACTCTTTATTTGGTTCGCGCAGATTCTCTCGTTGGCGCTCGTCTCGTTCACCTGCTGTGCGATCGAGGCATCACCTTTGTGACGCTACCTCCATCCCTATTGCGGCTTTTACCCGTCGATCAGTTACCGCAGCTAAAAACAATTATTAGTGCCGGAGAAGCTTGCTCCTCTGAGCTTGTAGGACGCTGGACAACGGGCGATCGGCGCTTCTTCAATGCTTATGGCCCGACTGAAGCAACCGTTTGGTCTACTGTCGCGGAATTACAGCCTACTCACATTGCTCCAACGTTGGGAATAGCCATTGCAAATACTCAACTTTATGTTTTGGATCAATGGCTTCAGCCTGTGCCGATCGGAATTCCAGGAGAACTTTATATTGGTGGGGCAGGCGTAGCACGGGGATATCTCAAACGTCCGCAATTAACTGCTGAACGGTTTATTCCCAATCCTTTCACTCACGACTCAACCCGGTTATTCAAGACAGGCGATCAAGTGCGCTATCGATCGGACGGCAGCCTGGAATTCTTGGGTCGGATGGATCAGCAGATTAAGATTCGCGGCTATCGGATTGAGTGTGGTGAAATTGAGACGATTCTCAACCAACATGATTCTATTCAAGCGGCTGCAATTGTGCTCGATGACAGCACCGAACATCAGCGCCTCGTTGCCTATGTGGTTTTACAAGCACAGCATTCGCTGAATCCCACAGCGCTACGTCATTTCCTGCAGCAAACACTGCCGACCTACATGATTCCCGCCGTCTTCATCCCGATCGAGGCGCTACCCCTCACTGCCAATGGTAAAGTCGATCGCGCTGCCCTCCGCAAGACCGCTCATTCGCTTCCCGTTCAGCCCTTCATGCCACCCCGCACCCCAACTGAAAAAAAACTGGCGCGAATCTGGATGCAGCTTCTCGAACGGGAGCAAATTAGCTTGCAGGATCACTTTTTTGAGCAGGGTGGAGATTCCCTATTAGCAGCGCAATTGATCGAGCAAATCCAGCAGCAGTTTCAGCAAAACTTTCCGCTCTCGACACTGTTTATGGCTCCGACGATCGCCCAATTTGCTGCCCTGATCGATCAATCCCATTCTCAGCAAGCCGCTCTCTCCTGGTCGCCTCTCGTGCCGCTAAAAGCCAGCCGTTCTGAGCGATCGTTTTTCTGTGTGCATCCCGTTTTTGGTGTGGTTCTGCCATACACTGAACTAGCGCGCCAGCTCAATCCAGATCAGCCTTTTTATGGAATTCAACCGTTTGGGCTATCAAGCAATCATTCGGCGCATCGCAGCATTCCTGACATGGCAGCCGCCTATATTCAAGCCATTCAAACCGTTCAGCCTGAATCACCTTATTTATTAGGTGGATGGTCGTTTGGTGGGCTAGTTGCTTTTGAGATGGCACAACAGCTACAGCAAGCAGGGCATGAAGTGGCATTACTGGCAATTTTTGATACGATCGCTCCCATTCCCGCAAGCCAACCTTCCCGCTTCACAGTAATTCAATTTTTGGTGAAAACTGTGCTGCAATCGATTTTTCCATTTTTATGGGATTATCTTTCACTCTTGCGTTCACAACACCGATCGCGATCGACTCACTTCCATACCAAAAAATCGACTTATGTTTCCTGGTTTTCTCGCTGGCAATGGGCAACGATCGCGAACCTTTTGCCGCAGGAGTCTCGGCTTCGACTACTCGATGAGATCACCCTCCTACCCATGCTCCGCGTCTTCCAGTGCAATAGCCGAGCCGTTCAGCAATATAAACCCAGCGTCTATTCTGGCAAAATTACTTTGTTTAAAGCAGCCGAGGCTGCCGAGTCACAGCAAGACCCAACGCTAGGCTGGAATCAACTGACCACTGAACCCGTTGAGGTGCATCAGATTCCTGGCAATCACTTGACGCTGCTGAGAAAACCCCACGTTCAAGAATTCGCGGCACAGCTACAGCACTGCATTGATCGCACCATTTCATCGCAACATTCACATCAATGA
- a CDS encoding Npun_R2479 family HD domain-containing metalloprotein, whose protein sequence is MFNATELLIDDFVRQLKEGYHRTYGGWKHDYEDIIGWVGAMALENIANSDALYHNVEHTILVTLVGQEILRGRHIRQGGVSCEDWLHFIISLVCHDIGYVKGVCREDREGWYDTGRDGNLVHLPPGSSDAGLTPYHVDRAKLFIEERFGGHSLIDAERVKQNIELTRFPVPNAEDHQDTINYPGLIRASDLIGQLSDPRYLKKIGALFYEFEETGVNKALGYRHPGDLRKNYPKFYWNGVFPYVKDGLRYLELTQQGKQVIANLYSNVFVVEHEPMGVGEE, encoded by the coding sequence ATGTTTAATGCCACAGAACTGCTAATTGATGACTTTGTTCGCCAACTCAAAGAAGGCTACCACCGGACGTATGGTGGCTGGAAGCACGACTATGAGGACATCATTGGCTGGGTTGGCGCAATGGCTTTGGAGAATATCGCGAACAGTGATGCGCTCTATCACAACGTTGAACACACAATCCTGGTGACGCTCGTAGGACAAGAAATTCTGCGCGGTCGGCATATTCGACAGGGGGGCGTGTCTTGTGAGGACTGGCTACACTTCATTATTTCGCTGGTCTGTCATGATATCGGCTATGTGAAAGGTGTTTGCCGAGAAGACCGAGAAGGGTGGTATGACACAGGCAGAGATGGAAATCTCGTTCATTTGCCGCCGGGTTCATCGGATGCCGGCCTCACCCCCTATCATGTCGATCGCGCCAAGCTATTCATCGAAGAGCGGTTTGGGGGACATAGCCTGATTGATGCAGAGCGAGTCAAGCAAAACATCGAGCTAACCCGCTTCCCGGTTCCTAATGCAGAAGACCATCAAGACACAATCAACTATCCTGGGCTGATTCGTGCCTCTGATTTGATTGGGCAACTGAGCGATCCCCGCTATCTGAAGAAAATCGGTGCCCTGTTCTATGAGTTTGAAGAGACGGGCGTTAATAAAGCGTTGGGATATCGGCATCCGGGCGACCTTCGCAAAAACTATCCCAAGTTCTACTGGAACGGCGTTTTCCCCTATGTGAAGGACGGGCTACGCTACCTGGAACTCACGCAGCAGGGGAAGCAAGTCATCGCAAACCTCTACTCCAACGTCTTTGTGGTCGAACATGAACCGATGGGCGTAGGCGAAGAGTAA
- a CDS encoding family 10 glycosylhydrolase, which produces MVDCHPQPLGSQRCVVAQASKQMVPFWRCSLVGTLTGILFTLPLSSIALAAAPAPQSAPAPSQAQASPTVAVVQSPENAPYWQAILDRLQQAGTPYEVIRWETVQRTVEPRQATVLFLPNVETISATQVLAIQDWLNRGGRIIVTGAIGRQSSPGVQQALRSLLGAYWEAALPDRSTLQPLVTATHRWLRSGATEQPIAGGSLISTSLISQPVATWNSSAGSSTRAGQTGSRTAIVATQQTTFLGWNWGNPDISSIDFDGSWIKAAVDRFQNLPPLLAASTPPRPIPSPSSPVARSPENPSSRYSPSPNSQPSPAIPRPSSIPESPTADPAEQVAPPGLPVEPNNQRITLMEATAMKQELTNLIGRFESALLAAESATSSTDLQVTTRRTTSTQESLTASVDRTLPLANPTSPSAAILQQARQGLTEFSARLQQQNYAGARQQWLETRQLLWQNFPTDRPFAQSEIRAMWMDRETIVRAGSRQGLARIFDQLKAAGINTVFFETVNAGYPIYPSRVAPEQNPLTRQWDPLAAAVDLAHERGMELHAWVWTFAAGNRPHNAILGLPSDYPGPIIAAHPDWANYDNRGNLIPIGQGKPFLDPANPAVRQYLLSLFEEIVTQYQVDGLQLDYIRYPFQDPGAGRTYGYGLAARQQFQNLTGVDPLTLSPQSPQWQQWTEFRANQVSSFVAEVSKLVHRRPNLILSTSVFALPEHERVQDIQQSWETWARNGHVDMIVLMSYALDTNRLEHLAMPWIDGEINLGSTLVLPGIRLLNLPTEMVLDQMQALRDASAGGYALFATDNLAAPLQTILNRTQGADRSPSSIPYRQPFTAAADRFTALRREWSYLLSQGQLWMREPELAVWRTQADAVTQALNQLAAHPDRQSLAQARTALQTFRSQFDDWMYLQALNQNYRVHTWENRLAVLEKLLDYGEQTVLLRQAARPE; this is translated from the coding sequence GTGGTTGACTGTCACCCTCAGCCGTTGGGTTCTCAAAGATGCGTTGTTGCTCAGGCATCAAAACAAATGGTTCCCTTCTGGCGCTGTTCTTTGGTTGGAACACTCACAGGCATCCTTTTTACCCTTCCATTGAGTTCGATCGCCCTTGCTGCTGCGCCTGCACCCCAATCCGCACCCGCCCCAAGCCAAGCGCAAGCCTCGCCAACGGTAGCCGTCGTTCAAAGCCCTGAAAATGCTCCCTACTGGCAAGCCATTCTCGATCGCCTGCAACAGGCTGGAACCCCCTATGAGGTAATTCGTTGGGAAACGGTTCAACGAACGGTGGAGCCTCGTCAAGCAACCGTTTTGTTTCTGCCGAATGTTGAAACTATTTCAGCCACTCAGGTGCTTGCCATTCAAGACTGGCTCAACCGGGGCGGCAGAATCATCGTGACAGGGGCAATCGGTCGCCAATCCTCTCCAGGAGTTCAGCAGGCACTGCGATCGTTGCTTGGCGCTTACTGGGAGGCTGCCTTACCTGACAGAAGTACTCTACAACCCCTCGTTACAGCAACTCATCGCTGGCTTCGCTCAGGTGCGACCGAGCAACCGATCGCAGGTGGATCTTTAATTTCAACGAGTTTGATCAGTCAACCGGTGGCAACCTGGAATTCCTCGGCAGGCAGTTCTACTCGCGCAGGTCAAACAGGAAGCCGAACGGCGATCGTCGCGACGCAACAAACGACTTTCTTGGGCTGGAACTGGGGCAACCCTGATATTAGCTCGATCGACTTTGACGGCAGTTGGATCAAAGCAGCAGTCGATCGCTTTCAAAATCTTCCCCCCCTCCTCGCCGCATCGACTCCCCCCAGACCTATCCCCTCACCTTCATCCCCCGTCGCTCGTTCACCTGAGAATCCCAGCAGCAGATATTCCCCATCCCCAAATTCCCAACCTTCACCTGCGATCCCTCGCCCATCCTCCATTCCTGAGTCTCCAACCGCTGACCCGGCTGAACAAGTTGCCCCTCCCGGACTTCCTGTCGAACCCAATAATCAACGGATCACGCTGATGGAAGCCACGGCGATGAAGCAAGAGCTGACCAACCTGATTGGACGGTTTGAAAGTGCCCTATTAGCAGCGGAGTCTGCCACCAGCTCGACTGATCTTCAGGTCACAACTCGTCGGACGACATCCACGCAGGAGAGCCTGACTGCGAGCGTCGATCGCACCCTCCCTCTGGCAAATCCAACTTCTCCCTCAGCCGCTATCTTGCAGCAAGCCAGACAAGGATTAACCGAATTTTCAGCAAGGCTCCAGCAACAAAATTATGCAGGCGCAAGGCAACAGTGGCTCGAAACAAGACAACTGCTCTGGCAAAACTTCCCCACCGATCGCCCCTTCGCCCAGTCCGAGATTCGCGCCATGTGGATGGATCGAGAAACGATCGTGCGGGCAGGCTCGCGACAAGGATTAGCGCGGATTTTTGACCAGTTGAAAGCGGCTGGCATCAATACCGTCTTCTTTGAAACGGTGAACGCGGGCTATCCCATTTATCCCAGTCGGGTTGCACCAGAGCAGAACCCCTTAACACGCCAATGGGACCCTTTAGCGGCGGCTGTGGATTTGGCGCATGAGCGGGGCATGGAGCTTCATGCCTGGGTCTGGACATTTGCAGCAGGTAATCGCCCCCATAATGCAATTTTGGGTCTACCGTCTGACTATCCAGGTCCAATCATTGCTGCTCATCCTGATTGGGCAAACTATGACAATCGCGGCAATCTTATCCCGATCGGGCAGGGCAAGCCTTTTCTTGATCCGGCAAATCCAGCCGTTCGCCAATACCTCTTAAGCTTGTTTGAGGAGATTGTGACCCAATATCAGGTGGACGGGCTACAGCTCGACTACATCCGCTACCCGTTTCAAGACCCTGGAGCTGGACGGACTTATGGCTATGGCTTAGCAGCAAGGCAGCAGTTTCAGAATTTGACAGGGGTTGATCCACTGACGCTTTCACCCCAATCCCCCCAATGGCAGCAGTGGACAGAGTTCCGCGCGAACCAGGTTAGTTCTTTTGTGGCTGAAGTCTCAAAATTGGTGCATCGTCGCCCAAATCTCATCCTTTCGACCTCGGTTTTTGCATTACCAGAGCATGAGCGAGTTCAGGACATCCAGCAATCTTGGGAAACCTGGGCAAGAAATGGCCATGTAGACATGATTGTTTTGATGAGCTATGCGCTAGATACCAATCGGCTGGAACATCTGGCAATGCCCTGGATAGATGGCGAGATTAACTTAGGTTCAACGCTGGTTTTACCAGGAATTCGACTGCTCAATCTCCCAACCGAGATGGTGCTGGATCAAATGCAGGCACTCCGCGATGCTTCAGCAGGAGGGTATGCCCTCTTCGCGACGGATAACCTGGCTGCCCCGCTGCAAACTATCCTCAACCGCACCCAGGGAGCAGACCGATCGCCCAGTTCCATCCCTTACCGCCAACCCTTTACGGCCGCTGCCGATCGCTTTACTGCCCTGCGTCGAGAATGGAGCTATTTGCTCAGCCAGGGACAACTCTGGATGCGCGAACCGGAACTGGCAGTCTGGCGAACTCAAGCAGATGCCGTTACCCAAGCCTTGAATCAGCTTGCTGCTCATCCCGATCGTCAATCTCTAGCGCAAGCCAGAACTGCACTTCAAACATTTCGATCGCAGTTTGACGACTGGATGTATCTTCAGGCGCTCAATCAAAACTATCGCGTCCATACCTGGGAAAATCGGCTGGCAGTTTTGGAAAAGCTCTTAGACTACGGAGAGCAAACGGTTTTGCTCAGGCAGGCGGCAAGACCAGAATAA
- a CDS encoding GerMN domain-containing protein: MQLQQIHLPHQNLAIKTLLLGLTFLLSSNPSPVEAGQTINTAFAPSLVAQTTPSSTARQRLVQVFFPRFPQAGNDFTQVAPVRRSTSSSSVARFAIEQLIAGPTTAEQQQGLRPVIRLSGASNCSSNFTLNLANQTAQLKFCRQVVSGGIGDDARAKSAIEATLKQFASIQRVIILNADGSCFGDQSGENRCLRSAQ, translated from the coding sequence ATGCAACTACAGCAAATTCACCTTCCTCATCAAAATCTTGCAATTAAAACGCTTTTATTAGGACTTACCTTCCTGTTAAGCTCAAATCCATCGCCTGTAGAGGCAGGCCAAACAATAAACACCGCCTTCGCTCCATCGCTAGTGGCTCAAACAACCCCCAGTTCAACGGCTCGCCAGCGCCTTGTTCAGGTCTTTTTTCCTCGCTTTCCTCAAGCAGGCAATGATTTTACACAGGTGGCTCCTGTTAGGCGATCGACCTCATCCAGTAGCGTGGCACGTTTTGCGATCGAACAACTAATTGCCGGACCCACAACCGCTGAACAACAGCAGGGATTGCGACCTGTCATTCGCTTGAGCGGAGCCTCAAATTGCAGCAGCAACTTTACACTGAATCTGGCGAACCAAACTGCTCAACTCAAGTTTTGTCGGCAAGTTGTTTCGGGTGGCATTGGAGATGATGCGCGGGCAAAAAGCGCGATCGAAGCAACCCTGAAGCAGTTTGCATCAATTCAGCGAGTCATCATTCTCAACGCAGATGGCAGTTGCTTTGGGGATCAGAGTGGCGAAAATCGCTGTCTTCGATCGGCTCAGTAA